From Nitrobacter sp. NHB1, a single genomic window includes:
- a CDS encoding M20/M25/M40 family metallo-hydrolase, which translates to MSGTSQLQTVLDHIDADFDNSLERLFALLRIKSISADPAFAGDCKAAADHLAADIATLKFAAEVRPTAGHPAIVAKSDGNTGSRPHVLFYGHYDVQPVDPLNLWTRPPFEPVVTNHADGRKIIVARGAEDDKGQLMTFVEACRAWMSVAGSLPLDVTILIEGEEEVGSKNFVPFLEQNKKDLAADFALVCDTSMWDPDTPAITTSLRGLVYEEVVIKAANRDLHSGIFGGGAQNPIRVLTRILGSLHDDNGRIALPGFYDGVKDLPADIRAQWAKLDLTPDRFLKPIGLSLPAGEKDRLLIEQVLSRPACDINGIVGGYTGEGSKTVIPAQASAKVSFRLVEGQEPNKVRAAFRAFVKQRVPADCSVEFLDHAGAPAIALDWNMKPLAAAKRALTEEWNKETLLIGCGASIPIVADFKTTLGLDTVLVGFGLDDDNIHSPNEKYDLKSFHKGIRSWARILVALAEAPR; encoded by the coding sequence ATGTCCGGCACATCACAACTGCAAACGGTCCTCGACCACATCGACGCCGATTTCGACAACAGCCTGGAGCGGCTGTTCGCGTTGCTGCGCATCAAATCGATCTCCGCCGATCCGGCATTCGCCGGGGATTGCAAGGCGGCGGCCGATCATCTCGCCGCCGATATCGCGACGCTGAAATTTGCCGCCGAGGTCCGCCCGACGGCGGGCCATCCCGCGATCGTCGCCAAAAGCGACGGCAACACCGGATCGCGGCCGCACGTCCTGTTCTATGGCCACTACGACGTTCAGCCGGTCGATCCGCTGAATTTGTGGACCCGTCCGCCGTTCGAACCGGTGGTTACGAACCATGCCGACGGCCGCAAGATCATCGTGGCGCGCGGGGCGGAAGACGACAAGGGCCAGTTGATGACGTTCGTCGAAGCCTGCCGCGCCTGGATGTCGGTGGCGGGTTCGTTGCCGCTGGACGTGACGATCCTGATCGAGGGTGAGGAGGAGGTCGGCTCGAAAAACTTCGTGCCGTTCCTCGAACAGAACAAGAAGGATCTTGCCGCGGATTTCGCGCTGGTGTGCGATACCAGCATGTGGGATCCCGATACGCCGGCGATCACCACGTCGCTGCGCGGACTGGTCTATGAGGAAGTGGTCATCAAGGCCGCGAACCGCGACCTGCATTCCGGCATTTTCGGCGGCGGCGCGCAAAACCCGATCCGGGTGCTGACCCGGATTCTCGGCAGCCTCCATGACGACAACGGCCGTATCGCGCTTCCCGGCTTCTACGATGGCGTGAAGGATTTGCCGGCCGATATCCGCGCCCAGTGGGCGAAGCTCGATCTGACGCCGGACAGGTTCCTGAAGCCGATCGGACTTTCGCTCCCCGCCGGTGAAAAGGACCGTCTGCTGATCGAGCAGGTGTTGTCGCGGCCGGCCTGCGACATCAACGGGATCGTCGGCGGCTATACCGGCGAGGGCTCCAAGACCGTGATTCCGGCTCAGGCATCGGCCAAGGTCTCGTTCCGCCTCGTCGAAGGTCAGGAGCCCAACAAGGTCCGCGCCGCCTTCCGTGCCTTTGTGAAGCAGCGCGTGCCGGCGGACTGCTCGGTCGAGTTTCTCGATCACGCGGGCGCGCCCGCGATTGCGCTCGACTGGAACATGAAGCCGCTGGCCGCCGCGAAGCGGGCGTTGACCGAGGAATGGAACAAGGAGACGCTGCTGATCGGCTGCGGCGCGTCGATTCCGATCGTCGCCGATTTCAAGACCACGCTGGGTCTGGACACCGTGCTGGTCGGCTTCGGCCTTGACGACGACAACATCCATTCGCCGAACGAGAAGTACGACCTGAAGAGTTTTCACAAGGGCATCCGGTCGTGGGCGCGGATCCTCGTGGCGCTCGCGGAGGCACCGCGCTGA
- a CDS encoding MucR family transcriptional regulator, producing the protein MSDTAGKSFLDLTAEIVSAYLSNNTTPASEIPALISQVHAALTRVSSGRGETPAEPAKPAVSVKKSMTADYLICLEDGKRFKSLKRHLRTQYNMSPEQYRDKWKLPADYPMVAPNYAVTRSQLAKNMGLGQQRRRRK; encoded by the coding sequence ATGAGCGATACAGCGGGCAAGAGTTTTCTCGACCTCACGGCGGAGATCGTATCGGCCTATCTCAGCAACAACACGACGCCGGCATCGGAAATCCCGGCGCTGATCAGCCAGGTGCACGCCGCCCTGACGCGCGTGTCTTCCGGCCGGGGCGAAACACCGGCAGAACCGGCCAAACCCGCCGTGTCCGTCAAGAAATCGATGACCGCCGACTACCTGATCTGCCTGGAGGACGGGAAGCGTTTCAAATCGCTCAAGCGCCATCTGCGGACGCAGTACAACATGAGCCCCGAGCAATATCGGGACAAATGGAAGCTTCCAGCGGACTATCCCATGGTGGCCCCGAACTACGCGGTAACGCGATCCCAACTGGCCAAAAACATGGGCCTCGGCCAGCAGCGCCGGCGGCGAAAATAA
- a CDS encoding helix-turn-helix domain-containing protein, with protein MLLTSLSTSPATIRRSPTSAKRICHGIAGLVADEFGLDAATVMASTRGAPRAAYARQVAMYLAHVGFALSFEAIGRAFDRDRTTVSHACRVVEDSRDDARLDRRLAVLETTCVASGERLDGTPDVGV; from the coding sequence ATGCTTCTGACCTCACTGTCCACGTCGCCCGCAACCATCCGGCGGTCGCCAACCTCGGCGAAACGAATCTGTCACGGCATCGCGGGGCTGGTGGCCGACGAATTCGGGCTCGATGCCGCGACGGTGATGGCGTCCACTCGCGGCGCCCCGCGCGCCGCATACGCCCGGCAGGTCGCCATGTATCTGGCGCATGTCGGTTTTGCGCTGAGTTTCGAGGCGATCGGCCGCGCTTTCGACCGCGACCGCACCACGGTCTCCCACGCCTGCCGCGTGGTTGAAGACAGCCGCGATGACGCAAGACTGGACCGCCGGCTCGCGGTGCTCGAAACAACGTGCGTAGCTTCCGGTGAACGCCTCGATGGAACGCCCGATGTCGGCGTCTGA
- a CDS encoding DUF6456 domain-containing protein, whose translation MSASDRGVGKATRRPKSRPAEVVDRFRAQHLTLAEREIMTDAGVATVLANDSESPLAWLARRKGRDGRAMISPDQFVAGERLRADFTRGNLTPRVTSNWSAPTGGRPRGSGTSACEMTDLIVASRQRVRLALQACGPEFSGLLMDVCCFLRGLEDVERERGWPPRSAKVVLQLALDKLARHYGLASEARAGHSTHVRTWLASDATFTSG comes from the coding sequence ATGTCGGCGTCTGATCGCGGCGTCGGCAAAGCGACGCGCCGCCCGAAGAGCCGGCCTGCCGAAGTCGTCGACCGGTTTCGCGCGCAGCATCTCACGCTTGCCGAGCGCGAGATCATGACCGACGCGGGCGTTGCGACCGTGTTGGCCAACGACAGCGAGAGTCCTCTCGCCTGGCTGGCGCGCCGCAAGGGCCGCGATGGACGCGCCATGATCAGCCCGGACCAGTTCGTCGCCGGCGAACGGTTGCGCGCGGATTTTACGCGCGGGAATCTGACGCCGCGGGTGACCTCGAACTGGTCGGCGCCGACCGGAGGGCGGCCGCGCGGGTCCGGAACGAGCGCCTGTGAGATGACCGATCTGATCGTCGCGTCCCGGCAGCGGGTGCGGCTGGCGCTGCAGGCGTGCGGGCCGGAGTTTTCCGGCCTGCTGATGGATGTCTGTTGCTTTCTGCGCGGACTTGAAGACGTCGAACGTGAACGCGGCTGGCCTCCGCGATCGGCAAAGGTCGTGCTGCAACTCGCGCTGGACAAGCTGGCCAGGCACTACGGTCTGGCGAGCGAAGCGCGAGCCGGGCATAGCACGCATGTGCGGACGTGGCTCGCAAGCGACGCAACCTTTACGAGCGGGTAG
- a CDS encoding SufE family protein: protein MTIDEIRDNFAILDEWDDRYRYVIELGRTLEPMSEAEHSAANKVQGCTSQVWLSLTTTRDADSEPVLTYVGDSDAHIVRGLVAILLTLYSGRKPQAILDADAIAIFDELGFREHLTPQRSNGLRAMVERIRRDARAALADAA from the coding sequence ATGACGATCGACGAGATCAGGGACAACTTTGCGATTCTGGACGAGTGGGACGACCGCTATCGGTACGTCATCGAACTCGGACGCACCCTTGAACCGATGAGCGAAGCCGAACATTCAGCCGCCAACAAGGTGCAGGGCTGCACCAGTCAGGTCTGGCTGTCCCTCACGACCACCCGCGACGCTGACAGCGAACCGGTGCTGACCTATGTCGGCGACAGCGATGCGCATATCGTGCGTGGCCTGGTCGCGATCCTGCTGACGCTTTATTCCGGCCGGAAGCCGCAGGCCATTCTCGATGCCGATGCGATCGCCATCTTTGACGAACTCGGCTTTCGTGAGCACCTCACGCCGCAGCGTTCCAACGGGCTGCGCGCCATGGTCGAACGCATTCGCAGGGACGCGCGGGCAGCGCTGGCCGACGCAGCCTGA
- a CDS encoding DUF5330 domain-containing protein has translation MFFLLRMAFWLGLVLVLLPRDKAPDADKGPQIGASEAVSAATAAVSDMSQFCTRQPAACEVGGQAAVAIGQRAQDGAKKLYRIITDKRAPDHTGSIDAMASAEDTQHDTLTPEDLQTEWHLTAPEGVPAN, from the coding sequence ATGTTTTTCCTGCTTCGTATGGCATTCTGGCTCGGGCTCGTGCTCGTGCTGCTGCCGAGGGACAAGGCGCCGGACGCGGACAAGGGCCCGCAGATCGGCGCCTCCGAGGCCGTATCGGCTGCGACGGCGGCGGTGTCGGACATGAGTCAATTCTGCACACGTCAGCCCGCCGCCTGCGAGGTCGGCGGTCAGGCCGCGGTCGCGATCGGGCAGCGCGCCCAGGACGGCGCGAAAAAGCTGTACCGGATCATCACCGACAAGCGCGCTCCCGACCATACCGGGTCGATCGACGCCATGGCATCCGCCGAAGATACGCAGCATGACACGCTGACGCCGGAAGATTTGCAGACCGAATGGCATCTCACGGCGCCGGAGGGCGTCCCGGCCAACTAG
- a CDS encoding sensor histidine kinase: MTIIQDCLDALLHPSARYDALTRARHRTFMGPRLLGSLVALAAFPVYLAIRGAPTALEVAAFAWLVVPILLSYFLSRTGRYEGAHVLSSLALAGLVMMIAIPTGGIGSFAAVWLVVIPLEAALSASRRVVGFASTLAVLCVLALIAMSYLDILPSLDAGAAAHGVFMAFGIASATLYAAGVAFGAEALARTGTSLLNVEEGRYRLLARNMCDVISRHRRNGAVQFISPAAEALLGAPVSELQDHGLFDRVHVADRPAYLTALAAAALGNDGQSVEFRLRRDVARDPQGEARHSTDFIWVEMRCRPLEPASAAGTSAEPEVVAVMRDITDRKHQEHALDLALTTAERADAAKTRFLATMSHELRTPLNAIIGFSEMMVQEDALSLDAARRKEYAQLINDSGQHLLSVVNSILDISKMESGNFEILPEPFAPREVLLNSSNLLALKARDNGIELVTRVPEDLPQITGDPRAFRQIVLNLVSNAVKFTERGGRVTISARVEGSRMVLRVMDNGVGIAQEDLKRIGDPFFQAGKTYQRRHEGTGLGLSIVKSLVALHRGEIDVQSKVEEGTTVTVMLPLTFVPGVDVPEAEPSSDNIATLTPAPRPGKQDQGYRVKKSA; this comes from the coding sequence TTGACCATCATCCAGGACTGCCTCGACGCCCTGCTGCATCCGTCGGCGCGATACGATGCGTTGACGCGGGCGCGTCATCGGACCTTCATGGGGCCGCGGCTGCTCGGGAGCCTCGTCGCGCTCGCAGCGTTTCCGGTCTATCTCGCGATCCGCGGCGCGCCGACGGCGCTTGAGGTAGCGGCTTTCGCCTGGCTCGTTGTCCCGATTCTGCTGTCCTATTTCCTGTCGCGGACCGGCCGCTACGAAGGCGCGCATGTGCTGTCGTCGCTCGCGCTCGCCGGTCTCGTCATGATGATCGCGATTCCAACCGGCGGGATCGGATCGTTCGCGGCCGTCTGGCTTGTCGTGATTCCGCTGGAGGCGGCACTGTCCGCGTCCCGCCGCGTCGTCGGGTTTGCCTCGACGCTCGCAGTCTTGTGCGTGCTCGCGCTGATTGCGATGAGCTACCTTGATATTTTGCCGTCGCTAGATGCCGGCGCGGCGGCGCACGGTGTCTTTATGGCTTTCGGCATTGCGTCCGCAACCCTCTATGCCGCCGGGGTGGCGTTCGGGGCCGAAGCGCTGGCGCGCACCGGCACCTCGCTGCTGAATGTCGAGGAAGGCCGCTATCGCCTGCTGGCGCGCAACATGTGCGACGTGATTTCGCGCCACAGGCGCAACGGCGCCGTGCAGTTCATTTCGCCTGCGGCGGAAGCCCTGCTTGGCGCGCCGGTGTCGGAATTGCAGGACCATGGCCTGTTCGACCGGGTCCACGTGGCCGATCGCCCGGCATATCTCACCGCGCTCGCGGCGGCTGCGCTCGGCAACGACGGACAAAGCGTCGAATTCAGGCTCAGGCGCGACGTCGCGCGGGATCCGCAGGGAGAGGCGCGCCATTCCACGGACTTTATATGGGTGGAAATGCGGTGCCGGCCGCTTGAGCCGGCCTCCGCCGCCGGAACGTCCGCCGAACCCGAAGTCGTCGCAGTGATGCGGGACATCACCGACCGGAAACATCAGGAGCACGCGCTGGATCTGGCGCTTACCACCGCCGAACGCGCCGATGCGGCCAAGACCCGGTTTCTCGCGACCATGAGTCACGAGCTGCGAACGCCGCTCAATGCCATCATCGGATTTTCGGAGATGATGGTTCAGGAGGATGCCCTGTCGCTCGATGCGGCGCGGCGCAAGGAGTATGCCCAACTCATCAACGATTCCGGCCAGCATCTGTTGTCGGTGGTCAACAGCATCCTCGACATATCGAAAATGGAATCCGGAAACTTCGAGATCTTGCCCGAGCCGTTCGCGCCGCGCGAGGTGTTGCTCAACAGCAGCAACCTGCTCGCGCTCAAGGCCCGCGACAACGGCATCGAACTCGTCACCCGCGTCCCGGAGGATTTGCCGCAGATCACCGGCGATCCGCGCGCGTTCAGGCAGATCGTTTTGAATCTGGTATCGAACGCCGTCAAGTTCACCGAGCGCGGCGGCCGGGTCACGATCTCGGCGCGCGTCGAGGGATCGCGCATGGTGCTGCGCGTGATGGACAACGGCGTCGGCATCGCGCAGGAAGACCTCAAGCGGATCGGCGACCCCTTCTTTCAGGCTGGAAAAACCTACCAGCGGCGCCATGAAGGGACCGGACTCGGGCTGTCGATCGTCAAGAGCCTGGTTGCATTGCACAGGGGCGAGATCGATGTGCAGAGCAAGGTGGAGGAGGGGACCACGGTGACCGTCATGTTGCCGCTGACATTCGTGCCCGGCGTCGACGTGCCCGAAGCCGAGCCGTCGTCGGACAATATCGCGACGCTGACGCCCGCACCGCGCCCCGGCAAGCAGGATCAAGGTTATCGGGTGAAGAAGAGTGCCTAG
- a CDS encoding peptidoglycan-binding domain-containing protein has translation MRPRRRSVATGTSEVDEERGLAMRILLHSPKDLLAGSLAFAAVGAIVANAMFMQAGHHPSPMFGSSVAMPLALRQVNPLPKPRPVEADTAEAKPAELRASETKAAETKPDDTVASVVRPTAPLHAHSPHPPTPIPAPAHSDPVADLINATRRVAAVQRTLTQYGYGQLKPTGTVGTDTQAAIRKFEQTRRMPVTGQMSDRLVRELAAMTGRPID, from the coding sequence GTGCGGCCACGGCGTCGCAGCGTGGCTACCGGGACAAGCGAGGTTGACGAAGAACGCGGTCTCGCCATGCGCATTCTCCTGCACAGCCCGAAAGATCTGCTTGCGGGGTCGCTCGCCTTTGCCGCTGTCGGCGCGATTGTCGCCAACGCCATGTTCATGCAGGCCGGCCATCATCCGTCGCCGATGTTCGGATCAAGCGTCGCGATGCCGCTGGCGTTGCGGCAGGTCAACCCGCTGCCGAAGCCCCGACCGGTCGAGGCGGACACGGCCGAGGCCAAGCCGGCAGAACTGCGCGCCAGTGAGACGAAGGCGGCGGAGACAAAGCCCGACGATACTGTCGCCAGTGTTGTCAGGCCCACCGCGCCGCTGCACGCGCATAGCCCGCATCCGCCGACGCCAATCCCGGCGCCCGCGCATAGCGATCCCGTCGCCGATCTTATCAACGCGACGCGCCGTGTCGCCGCAGTCCAGCGGACATTGACGCAATACGGCTATGGCCAATTGAAGCCGACAGGAACGGTCGGAACCGACACCCAGGCCGCGATCCGGAAATTCGAGCAGACTCGCCGGATGCCGGTGACCGGACAAATGTCGGATCGTCTCGTGCGCGAACTTGCGGCCATGACCGGACGGCCGATCGATTAG